Within Aspergillus oryzae RIB40 DNA, chromosome 2, the genomic segment GAGAAATAAATGGAGACGGTATTCCCGGGAGTGTCATGTCTGATGGTGTCCGAACTATGCGTATCATGGAGTTATCGTGCCAACGAACCCAAACACGTTCCAGACGACAGTCATGTCCCGGTCGATCTGCTAGAGATGACAGCGCGATCCAAACGTCCCGCAACACCCCAGTCGGCATATCCCAAATGAAAGACTCTAGGTTCACCATGCGAGCGATAGCCAACGCTACCAGAGTTCCCAGCATTTTGCCCGTTTCTTTGGTCACAGAGTACTCCTGGACACAGTCCTGCGGTCCATTTCCCACAGAGAATTTGCGTGTATATTGCGCATAGTGATTCCCTCGACGTATCCTCCGTATACCGTCTGTCTCAAGTCGGGAGCCTTGTTGAACATGCTGGGCGCTACGGCCGCAGTGATGACAGGGCACAACAGGACgatggggtggaggaagctCGTGAAAAACATCTTCGCCCATTACTAACGTTGCCAATCCGTATGAAAGCGCATCGACACCTGTGGGATGGATAGACGGTGACATTGTTTCAGGCCATACGATATCAAACCGAGAGTACATTTGAGGAATAGCTAGAGCATGCAGACTTGAACATGTTAAAGCTAGAGAGGTCAGGTCGTTTGTATGTGTCACCTATATCGTTAAAGAAAATGATTATATTTAGCAACAGAGGGCAAGGGTGGTCTAATAAGCAGTGGACCCGTGCTTACTTCTTTAATGATTATCTGCAATAAATCCATGGGTAGGTCAAGCAAATTCAGAGGCTGTCTGGTGACCTCCACAGCTTTGCCATCGCATACGCGGTTTTCTTCTACCGGTTTCACTTCGGACATCTCGACCTCCTGGGCCCGTAAGCTGTTCGAAGATGGTACTGCAGTAGAGTCACACAGAGCCCCCTGTTGGCAATTCATGGATTCTAATGCAGGTTGCTTGTACTCCACAGCATGCTCTTGCGCCCCCTCGGAAGTCGTGCTCGCACTTGAAAGaaactcatcatcgtcatctgaGTGCTGAGTTTCGGCGCTGATTCTAAAACCCGCGTACGCGCTGCTGGCCTCTGCCATATTATTGACAGATGAGGTCATTGCGTACTAGCTGCGCACAGGTACTCGAGATAGGTATGGGACATTACAAGGCCAACATAAACAAGCGAAGTAGAATGTAGTAGAGCCAGTAAGAAGATCACGCTCCTTATGTCGCGATGACTCCTGATCGTTTGATTGTTGAGGATGCCGCGAATCTGGCGGGTCAAATCCGGGGTAATCGATATTGGTGGGCTGAGGTTGCGGCGGCGGGAGCCACCAAATGGATCGTACCACAGAATGATGCCTATCCAATCAAATCCGGTCGTTTTAGACAATTAAAAGTACCTGTGAGATAGAAATCGTTTCATAACCGTTCTGGATAGAAGAAATGTGGATATTGCACCGTCTTGTCGGGAGCTGAGCACTTTTAGTGGGTTGCGGAAGGAATGCCGACTTCTTTGTTGGTGAAGTTTGGGGTTATTCGTGAGCCTGAGGTCATATAAAGTCACACTAACAGCGGCACGTTCGCCGCCTTAAGCCGATCATTCACCTTCCCCACAGCGCACGTGCCATTTGTGTAGATATAGTGGACAGACAGCCTGGAGGTTGGTTGACACTGACTATTTCGTCTATAGCTTCAGACAGTTTTTGATGGCTACTCATAGTAGTAGTtcgaacaaaacaaaaatcaGTTCTTTGGTCatataataattattactttatttttttgttattAGTCATTATTTCAAGTTCTCTCTAGATTTTATACAGAAATCTATTGAGCAACAAAATGTTAAACAATAATCaagatataataatagaaaatcTTCTATATAGCTATGAAATAGTACAGAAGATTCTCCGCTCTGCCATTACTGCTTCAGTTTACGTAGTCTTTGGAACTCAACAATATATGCAGATTAAAAACGAAATAGCAGGAATGGCAGGAGTCAGAATTCCtatcgagaagaagggaggggaTGGAAGAGAGGGATATGCATACTATTTATATTGTAGATTTAGCCCTAAGTATGATCTACATCAAAGACAAACAGACGGAGAACACTACATCCAAAACATTCAGGAAAACATACATCAGTGTGTGAACTGAACAAAATTAAAAACCCTAAGCATGTAATCACATGATCTTTCCTACATCTGATAACTTTGATAGTGGACAGCGGCGTATTATTTACTGGAATCTGCGGTGGAGACCACGTCACAAACCCGACCAACAAAACCCTCAAGTCCCGAAGGTGAGCCTGAGTTATGTGCAGAAGCCAATGCAGCTGATGCCCCTGGCATGAGAAGTACGCGAGACCCAACTTCAACCCATTCGACCGACGTCACGAAGCAACATGTAATCTTAACATCCCCAACATTCAAATTGGTCGAAGACTTGATCATATGGTTTAGTTCGGATGGGTCACCTTTATCGCGATCATTCACATCGCTATCAAAGCTGAAGAACTCAGGTTCTGTTGGCGAGGGAGGTGAAGGGACGACTTCGTCATCCGCAAGTGCCATACAAGTCACTTTTACTGTGGATCGAATGTTGGCAATGTATACGATCGCATTTCCTCCCAATAGCAGTGGTGGTGATAGAGACGAAGCGAACTGACTAGAGTCAAAGCTAGCGATAAAGCCCGTATGGAATAATAGTGACTTGGGAATGGAGCTGGTAGGCGGTGCTGGAAAGCTGGCTAGGATGATCCCTTTCCGAACCCTACCAAGCCGAGGAGGCGGCTCGCCTTGGAAATTGGGGAGGGGCTCCACGCCCACTGTGCCTACTTGGTCTTCAACTAACTTCCGGACGGGCAATCGGAGGTTCCGAACACTGACTACACGGACACGCTGCCAGTGCGCTTGAGCTGGGTAAGGTATCTTTCCCGGAAAGGATCCTTGGACGAACGAGGTAGAAAAGTCCCCCGATGATGGCCTACTTCGAAAGGGTTCAGACTGTGGCTGGGTGTCTGAACGCCGCTCTGAACGAACCCTACCTCCGTGTTCCGGTAGGGCGTTGTCTAGAAGAGGTCCGATGACCAGCTCGTCACCTATTGAAATCGATCCGTAACGGACCAAGCCACAGAGAACCACACCGTGGTTCTCCTTTGAGGACTGCTCGGCGGACATTGAGTAAACTTTCGACGGAGGAATAGCAAACACTTCATCTACATCGAAAATGTTTGTAGGAAGTGCCGGTGGTGGCAGTGCCTTCGACGGAGAAATGGTTCGTAGTGATGGTCTTGCAGGGATTGGGAGATTGCCCAGCAAAGCATGTAACCTCCCTATTCCCGAGCCATCGACAGCACTTGTAAGGATTATTGGAACGGTGGAAGACCAATCTTCTGTTGTAGCGATCAGCTTTTTGATTTCCACACTGTCCTTCGGTCCGACGTGGTGCAGGTCTAGTGAAGCCTCAGAACTGCCTGATTGTACAGGCAGTATGGCCGGCCTTTTGCCCGAAAGCTTCAAAGCCGATAGGACTTTAGTAAGATTTTGTTTCAGGCTAGCGCGAGACGCAAGGTCCATCTTAGTGATGACCACTATTGTAGGGATCTCTAACTTATTGCAGAGGTCGAGGTGCGACAAAGCCAAGTTGATATCAGTAGTTTGCTCCGCAGAATCCGGTTGAGACTCCTTTAAGGTCTCATCGTCACAGTTTGCCGGAATACACAGCAACACATAGTGCGGAGCCCAGCTGACCAGGCCCCGAAGCGTAGACTTTAGATAACGAACTGATCCTGGGAGGTCAGAGACGAAGGCTAGGCGTCCCTGTGCCGAGGCTGCATGCACATCGTCCCACGCTGCAACATTGCCGGACGAATAATTGACTACGTCGAGGGTGTCCTCGGACAGTTCGTTGGCGGCGTATCCTATCAGTTCATGTGCAACTGAGCTAGTGATCCCGGACGAAATTTCGTGCCGATGCTTGAGAAGACCAAGTCTGCTGGTACCTCTTCCATTGTCGAGGACAGATGAGGTCAGTGTGCCTAGAAGCGACGATTTCCCAGCTGTAGTTGGGCCAGTGATGGAAATGCGTATTTGCTCCGTTTTGGAGTGATCGCCCTCCAGTTCTCCTTGTCTAGCCGCCAGTGACGATGACTTGCCCTCGTGGGAACCATTTTTTGGCGATTCAATTCGGTAATAGTCCCAGTCCGGACTCACTAGAGCCTCAGCAACCCAAAGTTCTTCCGCATGAACTTTGCCAACTTCGGCATTTGGTACACATGCATCCTCGGTCCACTCGCAGTTCCCAACGATTACCCGACGCAGAATTTCGACCTTGCAACCAAGGCTACCAGCCATCACTTGTAAATTCAACAGGCTttcttccagctcgtcaTGAGTGAGTCCGACAAAAGTGCCATCGTCGGCAACTCCGATCTCATACAGAGCACCCTGGCTCTCCTCAAGACCAGGGAGTAAGCGAGCCGGTTTCTGAGGAATTCCAAGTTCCAATGCTGCCTCTGGGAGAACGGGGAGCACAAGATTGGCAGCGGTAGACGAATGGAAAGGCGAAGACTGCTGTAAGCGCCACAGAAGTTGAGTTGTCAATTGCTGCAATCGTTGCTGACGGCTCTGGGTAGAGCGAACTTGAGACTGCTTCGAGGGTGATTCACAACTGGAAGATGTTGGAACTGAGGTTGACAAAGGCAAGCGGGAGTGATAGGAGCCACCAACGAGATGACCGGTAGACATAGCTGTATAGAGTCTCCTtgctcgaagaagaagatgcagctTGTACTCAGTTGGCCCTTCTTGCGGCTCCGGCTCTAGCTTCGTAATACCGTAGTCAGATAAGACATTGGGATCTGGACGATCTAGATTGGTAGCGGACTGATTCCGAGTCACAGTACGGCACCCTGTCCCAGCGACCTGTGGAGTGGAGGATCCGGAAGTGGACCACGGAGAAGAGACCCTTGGAGGGTCAGGATCGTAAGTAAAGATGGACGCCATACTTCAGGCTGTGGTTCTTATTCGGAACAGCTTGATGATGCGAGTGGTTGAACAGAAAATGACTCAGATAGGTACCAGGCTAGACCGAGGTATACGAGGGGGTAATAAACAGTGTAAGTGCCAGCAAGCTTGGGATACGTTACATAGGTTGTAGAATGCTAATGATAATCGAGTCATCTTGGGGTACGAATGTCGACGTTAGAGATGTAGTTGTGGGCGCAATTGGCCGGAAGCTAGAAAAGTCCTTCCAAAGAGAAGGTCCTGGAAAGAGATCATACAAACATGGACAGTTGTCACTTAAAGGGACGCCGACGGCATGGTGGAGAGCATACAGTGAGTCACTTGGTGTTCCCTGAGGAATCAAGGCATCCCATCGTCCTGTACTGGATGACATGTTCCGGTCAGGTGATGCGTGATGTAAGCATGTAAGGGGCCACGTGGTGGTTACGCGCCTGAGGCACGATGTCAGCATCTGAGGATGTCCCCCCTTCTGCGAATaaattcctttttcttccttcgggagaaaatatcaaatgaATGGACAGATAATTTGACTATCAACATTAGTACTTAGGTCCTGTACTTATCAAAAGCGGATATTTAGATCAGATCTTTGGGCGCTTAGATGCTTCGCGACTATGCTTTGGAATTGTGTAGTGTAGGCTTAGCCTAAGAAGAAAGTATGTACAATGTATATCACTATATCTGTCAATTTAGTGTCCCCTTAACTCCACCAGGTATATAGATATGGATGCAGAGTTGTCTATATGTCTTTTGCAGACTCGCTAAATCCTTATCTTGAGAAGGATCTGAAAATTCGTTCGCTGTTCTAGTTTCCCCATGCCGCCGAACTTCGCTCCTGGGAGGGTTTCGAGGGACGAGCTTGTTTCGCTGCAGTCATCCGACACTGACTTTGAAAAAGGCAACGTGGTGCTCCGAGTTGAACAGTATTGTCGTAGAAGTAGGTCGCTGGAATTCGATGGACAATTCACTCCGTCACGGGCGCAATCATCACTCGCTTGATGcttccctccctccacctttACATTTCCCTTGAGAGACATGAATGTTTCGAGCTGTTGTTCGTGTGAAAACAGCGCCACAACTGGGGCATTCTGCTTTGGCAACCACGCCGGACTTTTCCCTTTGATGACGGAGCAAATTGCTAAACGTTGAGAATTCACGGCCGTTGCATCCGTGATCCCAACATTGCGGTTTCGGTCGGAAGCTAATGACGCGGACTTGCTGTTCTGGGTCTGAGCCTGCCGGTGCTGTATCGGGAGACGAGTATACTGTTCCTGGTGTCATTATATGTTGTGACTGAGGGCTCACTGCTAAAGAGCTTGGATTTGACCTGGAACTTTGACTGTCAGTGTGCAGGTTTAGAAAGAAGTGTGTGGCGTTTGACTGACGATAGTGAAGGAGCCTGGgaataataatattcttGATGATTAACTAAGTATGAGGGAGGTCTAGAAGCTAGTCAGTGTCGTGATTTCCTTTTAGATACCTAGGCCATCTTACGATGAAGTGAACTGATGTTCCGCTATTGTTGGAGGGCTGCCTGCAATGTGGCTGCCGGGGAAGGAatatggaatggaagaactaTACAAAGCTGCAAGTCAGTGATTTTGGTCTAACGAGCAGTGGTTGTAGGGAGATGGCCTACCTTCGGGGATGCTGTCGGCTCTGAAGCATACCTGGGTGTGGCGAGCATAGATACTGAGGTGCCGGAATTCCCGGTTGATAAAAGCCCTGCGTTGTGGCCTGTGGAGTATGATATCCGACATGGTATCCAGTCGATGGTGGGAGAGTCTGTGGTTGGGGAAACGGTTGTTGGTCCATAGCCAtcgaggaaggatgaagaggatgtgATGGCCGGCTTTGCCAGCCATAACCTAGATGGAGTTAGTTTGGAATGTCATAAACCTGGGTGGATAGATCGTTTTAGGTAATCGTACTGTGTGTGTTATTATCTGCCATGATTGCCATCAAGTCGGTCTTCAGCTGTGCTTGGATAGATGACTCAAAGCACGGTGTTCTTTGTCATAAAAGTTCTTATTAATAGGTGCTCTAGGTGCAGATCATGGCCAACATACAGTGAGGTTTCTGTCGGGAGCTTCCCTTGGATCTGCTTGGATAGACCAGAGGGCGGTTGATTTTCGTATCCTGGCCTTGAATAGTTGGATTCACAACCAAGCGGTGTACCAAGAATGACCGGCGTGGTTTCAAACGATGAAGAGGAACTTGAGCTGCTACTAGATCTGGCTGCTgggtcttgtccttgactGAAGCCGGATAGTGCACTTGGACTCTGTAGACCCCAATACGAGTCCGAGGTACTCGGCGGGCTAGTATTCCGCGGCTGTAAAGGCTCAATCCAAGTCGACCGATTAAgtccgaaagaagaagcggatAACTCTGAAGAGCAATCCAGATTCCACAGTGGAGAGCCAGCCAGGTGTCTGTGATTATGACAAGCAAAGTCAGGTAAGTGATGTGTTTCAAGTGTTATGGAGGACATTTGAGAGGTATAGGTAGTACACTGATTTAGCGAGACAGAAAATGGGAATAATATTGAATTTAGACGGACAATGTACAAGATtaaagagggagagaacaATAGAGACCCCGAGACCACATACATATAAGGTGATGATATAGTgggagaaggggaaagtgtGAGAGAGGGAATGGCGAGGGGGAAGATCACTGGACCTACAGTATAGAAGATGACAAGCGCAGACTGAATCCTTTCGACAACCACGGCGGCAATATTGAAATCCAACAACTGAACCCTGTTGGCAAAAATAATGCAAAATTATACGGAAACCAATGAAGCCATTCCCAGAAAACTGAGCAAAGGCGAGTATTTAAACGTCCTAGGGTCAACAAATGGAGAAAGACGGACGCGAGTAAGCGAATAAGCAGATTAGCCTGGGGGGAGACCACAGATAGTTCGTTCTGGTTTAGTACTAAGTCTACAGCTCAGCTTATGGTAAGTGCGGTTTTACTTTTAAGGTGATCGTTTATTATCCAATATTTCCctattattttctattttttgaTTTGCCTAGAATTAATTTCTAATACCTTTTAGTTAGCATGATTCACACTGCCACTTGCCTAAGTCAGGCCTGTCAGACTTTCTAAAACGCAAGTTAACATTGATGCGATGATCTTGCCGTTTGACTGACTGGCTGCACATtgtgtttcccttttttttttttttttctccttctccctaGACTtttgctctcttcttggACGTACCAGCAGCCTTAGAAGCGAGAGGAAGACAGTCAGAGCaatggaaaaaaagaaaaagaaaacaaaaaaaaaggaaaattggTCCACACAAATGGGGTAAGGTTCATTGTTGATGAAATTGCTGTGTCAACTTCCAGTCtttaattcttttccccGTCTCCCTCCTATGTCATCAAGCGTTCATTACGGGGTCAAAGATCTAACTCGGGATACTCAATCCAGAATAGGTCTGCACAAGACATCCTAAGATAACCATGGAAATGATTTCACCAAGGCAGGCTGTTCGGGAACCGCACCTTCCCGTCTAGCTCCACCCTACCGTGCCTGGGATTCTCGGAATAGATACGTGCTGGGGAAGCAATTGGAAATGTCTACGAATTTTCGATGGACCCAAGGTAACGGCGGATCCTGGGTGAAGCGCATGgtgagaaacaaaacaagcTGCTGGATCCGTCGTAAGGGACCGGGGGAGGTAAGCTCCTGGCCCCGGCATTGGGGAAGCGTAAATTGTTTTTCAGCCCCAAGGAGCTAACGGACGCCATGTGTAGTGTGCCCgtttttttccttgtctctctTTGGCCGGCTATTGCTTATTGAATTGGGGGCCAGGGTGGTTAGCATGTAGCCGATTCGTACTTTGGAACCAAGCGTCTAACTTAGGGCGGGTACCAGACCAGGGAGGAAACGGCGCCGGCTGGCATACGTGGAGCCAGGTTCTGGGCTTAGGATCGTCATGATAGGAGAGCGGGTGCTCGAGATCAAGGACCCAGCACCACATGGCGATAAGCAGTCATGGGTGGTTCAGGTtttggagagggaggggaCCCTTTCCTGAGGTAATTAACATTAACGGCTGCATGGGCTCACTCGATACCTAGTCTATGGTACAATCAACAAAAAGCCCCCCTGGAATGGAGATCCATTCCTTAACCTACCAACGTTAATTGTCCCTGTCTCGTGTGTGCATGATGGCGAGAATCGGCGACCTTTTgtgagaaaaaagagagagaagaagaaaaaaaaaaaaaaaaaagaaaagaaaagaaaagaaaaatacgAATTGTCaagtgctttttctttcgcgTTCGTTTGGCCCCCACCGACTTAGGCGTCGCCAGCCACAATTGGGGGGATCCGCACTTTCGCGATCAAGACAATTCGTATTATTATATTACTTTTTGCTATTAGGGGATTCACCCCGACAATTAACGAAACCAAAAtaccagaaaaaaaaaaatacgACGATTACAGAAGAAAACCAGACGACCATGGAAAATtcagggaaagaaagttaggaaagaaaaacactaaaaagcaaaaaaaagagaaacaaaaccaacccaTTTTCTAGGTTCTGGATTGTTCTTCTACTGTTGAACTCACGGTTGATCCCCACCCCATTGTATTCAATTATCAACCTAAATACTGACTTGATCCAGACTTGTAAAAATAAAACGAAAAACAAGACgattaaaaaaagaaaagaaaagaaaaaaacccaaATCCCGCCAAAGACACCTTAGATAACGAACCGGACCATGGCGGACACGCTCTCAATGCAAGCTTAAGAACCTTGTTATTGAAGGCATCCAACCAGTCCGTTGGGAGCAAATACGGTTTTTTCCAACTATACTATCACATGGTTCGGcgcaccaacaccaacactgAAACACTGGCGGGAAATACTCGATCGAAGCGCCTCGGCGGAGATGGTCAGGCAAACCAATATGACACGTTGTTTTCACCGTTTGACACGAATCAGAGCGGATGGTGTGGTTGGTGACGTCCACGGTAAGGATCGGCCAGGATCAAGAACCTTCATGTTCGATAACCGCTCGGCCGGAACGCGCTCGCATGGAAAGCGTATCgaatacatcatcctcgtccgtTTGATGTCTGGGACTGCGCGTGGCTGTTGCTATCGGCGCCAGTGATCGACCACTGAGGGCGGGTTTAGACTTGCGCTTAGACAGAagccaaaaaggaaaatagatTAATCGGCCAAGCTAACGGATGGTTAGGCCGATACTATTACGAAGTATGTGTCACTTGATCCAGAACCCCATCTCGGAGGCATATCACTTAGTTTCCTCCGTCCTCTGCCCTTCTACGGGTTCGCTTCGGTTCCCCACAGAGGCCGTGATTGGTTCATCGCAATTAAATGCTGGGGCGATTTCTCGGCGAACGACAACCGACGGCCTTTCACCTGGGAAAAACAATTCCATGATCTCTGATTTGGGAAAACTGGGCATTTTCCACGAGGTAACGCCGACATCGCACGCGATTCTGCCCCCTGATGGAGAAATTGCTGGGCGGAATTTGCAGGGTAGGTAACATCACGACTCCACCGCCTCACCAATTCCCACCTCTTAATATTGTCGGATATACCCTCTGGCTCatgagaagatggatatataattaaattatatatcaACGACAGAGTTTGGGCCGAGTGTCTCAACCCGAGACCTCTTTCTTCAGGATCAGACGATCGACTGGTCTCCACGTGCGGTGGCACTTTTATCGATCCTGCTAGGTTTTCTCCAACGACTCCGTAGTTCGGGATACCATATGGCCAGTGGGTATTCTACATGGGCTCCCAGTAAGCTGGGGTCTTCGATGGACCGGGATTAGAGAATCTTTAATTAATCATTCACTTTCGGGTAGTCTTCAAGACAAGCCCAACGGGTACCTGGTCCCTTGTCCAACGTAGTACAGGACCATGCAAGCCTCAAGCGATGCACCCGCACGTACCGCCCACGAACAAAAAAAGTCGGTAGTCAGactcaacaccacccccaaaaaattgtacatacatacatgcctCAATTGGAAGACCACGAATGATGTCTCACCCCTAACCATGGTCCCGACGATATGGTCGCTAGTCTTTTTCACAGCGCGTCCCATGGTCCCATGCTTCGGGTTCGGGAGGCAACACACATCCTTCGATTCATGAGCCCACCCGTTGCCCAGTTCAACCCCTCAAGAAAAGACATTCGGTCTCCGATTGAGTCGTAAAACCTTACCCTATTCGGTAGCGGATCTGCCAGACCGTTGAAGATCGATGGATATGGGTTCCAGCAACTATACTGGAACCGGGATTAGTCCAGCCCACCGACGCAAGGTATCAAACAATGGTTTGCTACACTAAAAATGGTTCAAGACTTCAAGTATGATAGATTTTTATTatcccttttgtttcctgGACTGCGGTAAGTTCCGCCAAGAGCGCCCTCCTAGGACAAACCTACCAATTACTCGACTGGGCCTCTACTACTATGTTCAATCAGGGGGAGATGCCTCTCCAGATGGGGAACTGTCCAATCAGGTCGATTGGTTTCACGTTGAAGACCAGGTGTCACCCACGTGGGATTCCCATTTCGGTACCCCTGCGTCTTTCCGGTCCACTTCTGGTACGTCATGTGCCAGGACTTACCAGACTAGGTAAATGGTTTTACCGTCCATTCTTATTAAGTGGGCTCGAAAATTCTTAATGCTAAGTATCCCCGAGTCTTGATTGCTACTACACTACGTACCCCATGTCTGGGAACTGCGGTTTCATCTAATGTGTCAGCGGACACGGAAGATAAATTAACTGCGTTTATTAAAGCCCTCGTTGACCGCCACTTGTTGCTAATTCCAGGAGAACCATGACAAATCAAAGAACCAGCGATGACAATGTGAAGATCAATCAGGAATAGTTGGAAATCAAATTTAAGATTAgaaggaacaggaacagAAAATCCTTCACGACGCCGCGAGTGAGAGAAACTAGTCCCGAAGGAATGAGAGTAAGTCACTAGGTGCTACCTAGCAGTACCTACGACCTACTAAAATCTTGGAGCCGAGCAATCCAGTCGATCCTTGGCCTGACATATGAGTAATGTCGTCACTGGTAATAGTTGGATTGATTATAGATTGCCAATTGCAACCATCTGGCCT encodes:
- a CDS encoding uncharacterized protein (predicted translation elongation factor), translating into MASIFTYDPDPPRVSSPWSTSGSSTPQVAGTGCRTVTRNQSATNLDRPDPNVLSDYGITKLEPEPQEGPTEYKLHLLLRARRLYTAMSTGHLVGGSYHSRLPLSTSVPTSSSCESPSKQSQVRSTQSRQQRLQQLTTQLLWRLQQSSPFHSSTAANLVLPVLPEAALELGIPQKPARLLPGLEESQGALYEIGVADDGTFVGLTHDELEESLLNLQVMAGSLGCKVEILRRVIVGNCEWTEDACVPNAEVGKVHAEELWVAEALVSPDWDYYRIESPKNGSHEGKSSSLAARQGELEGDHSKTEQIRISITGPTTAGKSSLLGTLTSSVLDNGRGTSRLGLLKHRHEISSGITSSVAHELIGYAANELSEDTLDVVNYSSGNVAAWDDVHAASAQGRLAFVSDLPGSVRYLKSTLRGLVSWAPHYVLLCIPANCDDETLKESQPDSAEQTTDINLALSHLDLCNKLEIPTIVVITKMDLASRASLKQNLTKVLSALKLSGKRPAILPVQSGSSEASLDLHHVGPKDSVEIKKLIATTEDWSSTVPIILTSAVDGSGIGRLHALLGNLPIPARPSLRTISPSKALPPPALPTNIFDVDEVFAIPPSKVYSMSAEQSSKENHGVVLCGLVRYGSISIGDELVIGPLLDNALPEHGGRVRSERRSDTQPQSEPFRSRPSSGDFSTSFVQGSFPGKIPYPAQAHWQRVRVVSVRNLRLPVRKLVEDQVGTVGVEPLPNFQGEPPPRLGRVRKGIILASFPAPPTSSIPKSLLFHTGFIASFDSSQFASSLSPPLLLGGNAIVYIANIRSTVKVTCMALADDEVVPSPPSPTEPEFFSFDSDVNDRDKGDPSELNHMIKSSTNLNVGDVKITCCFVTSVEWVEVGSRVLLMPGASAALASAHNSGSPSGLEGFVGRVCDVVSTADSSK